The proteins below are encoded in one region of Panulirus ornatus isolate Po-2019 chromosome 31, ASM3632096v1, whole genome shotgun sequence:
- the LOC139758873 gene encoding perlucin-like protein isoform X1, which produces MKKYYFITCHLSVMVACHLEAWATASTPTTLEACPIPYVRVSGRCLFFDPLATGTWHQTQALCESLHGNLAKIDTGIFMADIVDHIREHQMATKGYWMGASDEGHEGDWRWRDGTSVRMGTPFWGYLPERPIVQEPRRGTVENCGCLIDQYLYFFHDCPCSNDYYSPLCEYRSKDYQTTTAL; this is translated from the exons ATGAAGAAGTACTACTTCATCACCTGTCATCTCTCTG TGATGGTGGCGTGTCATCTGGAAGCCTGGGCCACTGCTTCGACCCCCACCACGCTGGAAG CATGTCCCATCCCGTATGTGCGTGTGAGCGGCCGATGTCTCTTCTTCGACCCCCTAGCTACAGGTACCTGGCACCAGACTCAGGCCTTGTGTGAGAGCCTACACGGCAACCTCGCCAAGATCGACACGGGAATCTTCATGGCAGACATCGTCGACCATATACGAGAACACC AAATGGCCACGAAAGGGTACTGGATGGGGGCGTCCGACGAGGGGCACGAGGGAGACTGGCGCTGGCGCgatgggacgagcgtcaggatgGGGACGCCCTTCTGGGGATATCTGCCGGAAAGACCCATCGTCCAGGAACCTCGGCGTGGTACTGTGGAGAACTGTGGCTGCCTGATTGACCAATATCTGTACTTCTTCCACGACTGTCCGTGTAGTAACGACTACTACTCTCCTCTCTGCGAGTACCGCAGCAAAGACTATCAAACTACGACCGCCTTGTAG
- the LOC139758873 gene encoding perlucin-like protein isoform X2: MVACHLEAWATASTPTTLEACPIPYVRVSGRCLFFDPLATGTWHQTQALCESLHGNLAKIDTGIFMADIVDHIREHQMATKGYWMGASDEGHEGDWRWRDGTSVRMGTPFWGYLPERPIVQEPRRGTVENCGCLIDQYLYFFHDCPCSNDYYSPLCEYRSKDYQTTTAL; the protein is encoded by the exons ATGGTGGCGTGTCATCTGGAAGCCTGGGCCACTGCTTCGACCCCCACCACGCTGGAAG CATGTCCCATCCCGTATGTGCGTGTGAGCGGCCGATGTCTCTTCTTCGACCCCCTAGCTACAGGTACCTGGCACCAGACTCAGGCCTTGTGTGAGAGCCTACACGGCAACCTCGCCAAGATCGACACGGGAATCTTCATGGCAGACATCGTCGACCATATACGAGAACACC AAATGGCCACGAAAGGGTACTGGATGGGGGCGTCCGACGAGGGGCACGAGGGAGACTGGCGCTGGCGCgatgggacgagcgtcaggatgGGGACGCCCTTCTGGGGATATCTGCCGGAAAGACCCATCGTCCAGGAACCTCGGCGTGGTACTGTGGAGAACTGTGGCTGCCTGATTGACCAATATCTGTACTTCTTCCACGACTGTCCGTGTAGTAACGACTACTACTCTCCTCTCTGCGAGTACCGCAGCAAAGACTATCAAACTACGACCGCCTTGTAG